From the Amycolatopsis thermoflava N1165 genome, one window contains:
- the ruvB gene encoding Holliday junction branch migration DNA helicase RuvB, translating to MHDEEVTEHPADETLSALPQLGEREMETTLRPSRLSEFIGQPRVREQLELVLESARRRGVPPDHVLLSGPPGLGKTSLAMIVAAELDASIRITSGPALERAGDLAAMLSNLAEGDVLFIDEIHRIARPAEEMLYLAMEDFRVDVVVGKGPGATSIPLEIAPFTLVGATTRSGALTGPLRDRFGFTGQMEFYADHELDQVVRRSAKILDIEIDAEGSAEIARRSRGTPRIANRLLRRVRDYAEVREDGKVTLAVARAALAVYDVDELGLDRLDRAVLSALVHSFGGGPVGVSTLAVAVGEEPTTVEEVCEPYLVRAGMLARTPRGRVATASAWEHLGLRPPPRPDQAGPTLFD from the coding sequence GTGCACGATGAAGAGGTGACCGAGCACCCGGCGGACGAGACCCTCTCCGCGCTGCCCCAGCTGGGCGAGCGCGAGATGGAGACGACGCTGCGTCCGAGCAGGCTGAGCGAGTTCATCGGCCAGCCGCGCGTGCGTGAGCAGCTGGAACTGGTGCTGGAGAGCGCCCGGCGGCGCGGCGTGCCGCCGGACCACGTCCTGCTGTCCGGCCCGCCCGGCCTGGGCAAGACGAGCCTGGCGATGATCGTCGCGGCCGAGCTGGACGCCTCGATCCGCATCACCTCCGGCCCGGCGCTGGAACGCGCCGGCGACCTCGCCGCGATGCTGTCCAACCTCGCCGAGGGCGACGTGCTGTTCATCGACGAGATCCACCGGATCGCGCGCCCCGCCGAGGAGATGCTCTACCTGGCGATGGAGGACTTCCGCGTCGACGTGGTCGTCGGCAAGGGGCCGGGCGCCACCAGCATCCCGCTGGAGATCGCGCCGTTCACCCTGGTCGGCGCCACCACCCGCTCCGGCGCGCTGACCGGCCCGCTGCGCGACCGGTTCGGCTTCACCGGTCAGATGGAGTTCTACGCCGACCACGAGCTCGACCAGGTGGTCCGCCGCTCGGCGAAGATCCTGGACATCGAGATCGACGCCGAGGGCAGCGCGGAGATCGCCCGCCGCTCGCGCGGCACGCCCCGCATCGCCAACCGGCTGCTGCGCCGTGTCCGCGACTACGCCGAGGTCCGCGAGGACGGCAAGGTCACCCTGGCCGTCGCCCGCGCCGCGCTGGCCGTCTACGACGTCGACGAGCTGGGCCTGGACCGGCTGGACCGCGCGGTGCTGTCGGCGCTGGTGCACTCCTTCGGCGGCGGCCCGGTCGGGGTGTCCACCCTCGCCGTCGCGGTCGGTGAGGAACCGACGACGGTCGAGGAAGTCTGCGAGCCCTACCTGGTGCGCGCGGGTATGCTCGCGCGCACCCCGCGTGGCCGGGTGGCGACGGCGAGTGCCTGGGAGCACCTTGGTCTGCGCCCCCCGCCCCGCCCGGACCAGGCAGGGCCTACCCTGTTCGACTAA
- a CDS encoding XdhC family protein: protein MATEDSACAVAHGADDSQAGTRTLVAVFASPVAEFLLRYGEDLGYRTLLFEPDPSRAVPGVKVAAELPDLDEDTDVVVTDHHRPELGAALRDVLARPVRWAGVMGNPRHEGPHVAALRSLGVAEADIARVHRPIGLDIGSRRPAEIAIATLAGLIADRNGRPGGFFGR from the coding sequence ATGGCTACGGAAGACTCGGCGTGCGCGGTGGCGCACGGCGCGGATGATTCGCAGGCGGGCACGCGGACGCTGGTCGCGGTGTTCGCCTCACCGGTCGCGGAGTTCCTGCTGCGCTACGGCGAGGACCTCGGCTACCGGACGCTGCTGTTCGAGCCGGACCCGTCCCGAGCGGTCCCGGGCGTGAAGGTGGCGGCCGAGTTGCCGGACCTGGACGAGGACACCGATGTCGTGGTGACCGACCACCACCGGCCCGAGCTGGGCGCCGCGCTGCGGGACGTGCTCGCGCGCCCGGTGCGCTGGGCCGGGGTGATGGGCAACCCGCGGCACGAGGGCCCGCACGTGGCGGCGCTGCGGTCGCTGGGCGTGGCCGAGGCCGACATCGCCCGGGTGCACCGGCCGATCGGCCTGGACATCGGTTCGCGCCGCCCGGCGGAGATCGCGATCGCCACACTGGCGGGGTTGATCGCGGACCGCAACGGCCGCCCTGGTGGTTTCTTCGGCCGCTGA
- a CDS encoding phosphatidylinositol mannoside acyltransferase: MGRFGERMADLGYAAGWNVVRRLPVPLAKAGFGLAADFAAWRKGPGVRQLRRNLARVVPQADETELDELTRQAVRSYARYWHEAFRLPTMDADGIRSRVDLTISGVENLDAALAEGNGAVVALPHSGNWDVPGIWAVGRYGPFTTVVERLKPESLFQRFVAYRESLGFEILSADGGTGSFRLLLQRLRENRVVCLIADRDLSGSGVPVSFFGEKTSMPAGPARLAASTGAALLPVGSWFTEDGWGIRIHPRIRVAHRTEVPAATQALADVFAGDIAAHPADWHMMQKLWAADFEEATFSAEEAA; the protein is encoded by the coding sequence ATGGGCCGGTTCGGCGAGCGGATGGCCGACCTCGGCTACGCGGCCGGCTGGAACGTGGTGCGCCGCCTGCCGGTGCCGCTGGCGAAGGCCGGTTTCGGATTGGCCGCGGACTTCGCGGCCTGGCGCAAGGGCCCCGGCGTGCGGCAGTTGCGCCGCAACCTGGCCCGCGTCGTGCCGCAGGCGGACGAGACCGAACTCGACGAGCTGACCCGGCAGGCCGTGCGGTCCTACGCGCGCTATTGGCACGAGGCGTTCCGGCTGCCCACGATGGACGCGGACGGAATCCGGTCCCGGGTGGACCTGACGATCAGCGGCGTGGAGAACCTCGACGCCGCGCTCGCCGAGGGCAACGGCGCGGTGGTCGCGTTGCCGCACAGCGGGAACTGGGACGTGCCGGGCATCTGGGCCGTCGGCCGGTACGGCCCGTTCACCACGGTGGTCGAACGGCTCAAGCCGGAGTCGCTGTTCCAGCGGTTCGTCGCCTACCGCGAGTCGCTGGGGTTCGAGATCCTGTCCGCGGACGGCGGCACCGGTTCGTTCCGGTTGCTGCTGCAGCGGTTGCGGGAGAACCGGGTGGTGTGCCTGATCGCCGACCGCGACCTGTCCGGCAGCGGGGTGCCGGTGTCGTTCTTCGGCGAGAAGACGAGCATGCCGGCCGGCCCCGCCCGGCTGGCCGCCAGCACGGGCGCCGCGCTGCTGCCAGTGGGCAGCTGGTTCACCGAGGACGGCTGGGGCATCCGCATCCACCCGCGCATCCGCGTCGCGCACCGCACCGAGGTGCCGGCCGCGACCCAGGCGCTGGCCGACGTCTTCGCCGGCGACATCGCCGCGCACCCGGCGGACTGGCACATGATGCAGAAGCTGTGGGCCGCCGATTTCGAGGAGGCGACCTTTTCGGCGGAGGAAGCGGCGTGA
- the pdxT gene encoding pyridoxal 5'-phosphate synthase glutaminase subunit PdxT, whose protein sequence is MSAVPVIGVLALQGDVREHAAMVESAGGRAVAVRRESELAAVDGLVLPGGESTTMSRLLETFELLGPLRERLAAGLPAFGSCAGMILLAKQALDGRPDQHQLGALDVIVRRNAFGRQVDSFEEDLAFAALPGGPLHAVFIRAPWVEKAGDGVEVLATVPGADGTGARIVAVRQGPVLATAFHPELTGDDRVHRLFVEMVRDAATTSETEER, encoded by the coding sequence GTGTCCGCGGTACCGGTGATCGGCGTTCTCGCGCTGCAGGGGGACGTGCGGGAGCACGCCGCCATGGTCGAGAGCGCGGGCGGGCGCGCCGTCGCCGTCCGGCGCGAGTCCGAACTGGCCGCCGTCGACGGGCTCGTCCTGCCCGGCGGCGAGTCCACCACCATGTCGCGCCTGCTCGAGACGTTCGAGCTGCTCGGCCCGCTCCGCGAGCGGCTCGCCGCGGGACTGCCCGCCTTCGGCTCGTGCGCGGGCATGATCCTGCTCGCCAAGCAGGCCCTGGACGGCCGCCCGGACCAGCACCAGCTCGGCGCGCTCGACGTGATCGTCCGGCGCAACGCCTTCGGCCGCCAGGTGGACTCCTTCGAGGAGGACCTGGCCTTCGCGGCGCTCCCCGGCGGACCCCTGCACGCGGTCTTCATCCGCGCCCCGTGGGTGGAAAAAGCAGGCGACGGGGTCGAGGTGCTGGCCACGGTGCCCGGCGCCGACGGCACCGGCGCTAGGATCGTCGCGGTCCGGCAGGGGCCGGTGCTCGCCACGGCCTTCCACCCGGAGCTGACCGGTGACGATCGGGTCCATCGCCTGTTCGTGGAGATGGTGCGGGACGCGGCGACGACGAGCGAGACGGAGGAGAGATGA
- a CDS encoding YebC/PmpR family DNA-binding transcriptional regulator, which yields MSGHSKWATTKHKKAALDAKRGKLFARLIKNIEVAARTGGGDPEGNPTLYDAIQKAKKNSVPQDNIERARKRGAGEEAGGADWQTINYEGYGPNGVAVLIECLTDNRNRAAGEVRTALTRNGGSLADPGSVSYLFNRKGVVIMPKNDLSEDDVLMAVLDAGAEEVNDLGDNFEIVSEATDLINVRKALQDAGYDYESADPTFLPSVSVPLDAEGAKKVFRLIDALEDCDDVQNVYANFDVSDEVLEEVGA from the coding sequence ATGAGCGGCCACTCCAAGTGGGCCACCACGAAGCACAAGAAGGCCGCCCTCGACGCCAAGCGTGGCAAGCTGTTCGCGAGACTCATCAAGAACATCGAGGTCGCCGCGCGGACCGGCGGGGGCGATCCCGAGGGCAACCCGACCCTCTACGACGCCATCCAGAAGGCGAAGAAGAACTCGGTCCCGCAGGACAACATCGAGCGCGCCCGCAAGCGCGGCGCCGGTGAGGAAGCGGGTGGCGCGGACTGGCAGACGATCAACTACGAGGGCTACGGCCCCAACGGCGTCGCCGTGCTGATCGAGTGCCTGACCGACAACCGCAACCGCGCGGCGGGCGAGGTGCGCACCGCGCTGACCCGCAACGGCGGCTCGCTCGCCGACCCGGGCTCGGTGTCGTACCTGTTCAACCGCAAGGGCGTGGTGATCATGCCCAAGAACGACCTGTCCGAGGACGACGTCCTGATGGCCGTCCTCGACGCGGGCGCGGAGGAGGTCAACGACCTCGGCGACAACTTCGAGATCGTCTCCGAGGCCACCGACCTGATCAACGTCCGCAAGGCGCTGCAGGACGCCGGATACGACTACGAGTCGGCCGACCCGACGTTCCTGCCGTCGGTCAGCGTCCCGCTGGACGCCGAGGGCGCCAAGAAGGTCTTCCGGCTGATCGACGCGCTGGAGGACTGCGACGACGTCCAGAACGTGTACGCCAACTTCGATGTCTCCGACGAGGTGCTCGAAGAGGTCGGCGCGTGA
- the pdxS gene encoding pyridoxal 5'-phosphate synthase lyase subunit PdxS, which translates to MSEVQSSSSATPETGTARVKRGMAEMLKGGVIMDVVTPEQAKIAEDAGAVAVMALERVPADIRAQGGVARMSDPDLIEGIIDTVSIPVMAKARIGHFVEAQVLQSLGVDYIDESEVLTPADYANHIDKWAFTVPFVCGATNLGEALRRINEGAAMIRSKGEAGTGDVSNATTHMRKIRAEIRRLTSLPEDELYVAAKELQAPYELVREVAQKGKLPVVLFTAGGIATPADAAMMMQLGAEGVFVGSGIFKSGDPAKRAEAIVKATTFHDDPDVIAKVSRGLGEAMVGINVDDVPEPHRLAERGW; encoded by the coding sequence GTGTCCGAAGTTCAGTCCAGCAGTTCCGCCACGCCCGAAACGGGCACCGCGCGCGTCAAGCGCGGCATGGCCGAGATGCTCAAGGGCGGCGTGATCATGGACGTCGTCACCCCCGAGCAGGCCAAGATCGCCGAGGACGCCGGCGCGGTGGCCGTGATGGCGCTCGAGCGCGTGCCCGCCGACATCCGCGCGCAGGGCGGGGTGGCGCGGATGAGCGACCCGGACCTCATCGAGGGCATCATCGACACGGTCTCCATCCCGGTGATGGCCAAGGCGCGGATCGGCCACTTCGTCGAGGCGCAGGTGCTCCAGTCGCTCGGCGTCGACTACATCGACGAGTCCGAGGTGCTCACCCCCGCCGACTACGCCAACCACATCGACAAGTGGGCCTTCACGGTGCCGTTCGTGTGCGGCGCGACGAACCTGGGCGAGGCGCTGCGCCGCATCAACGAGGGCGCGGCGATGATCCGCTCCAAGGGCGAGGCGGGCACCGGCGACGTGTCCAACGCGACCACCCACATGCGCAAGATCCGCGCGGAGATCCGGCGCCTCACGTCGCTGCCGGAGGACGAGCTGTACGTGGCGGCCAAGGAGCTGCAGGCGCCCTACGAGCTGGTGCGGGAGGTGGCGCAGAAGGGCAAGCTGCCGGTCGTGCTGTTCACCGCGGGCGGCATCGCGACCCCGGCCGACGCGGCGATGATGATGCAGCTCGGCGCCGAGGGCGTGTTCGTCGGCTCCGGCATCTTCAAGTCCGGCGACCCCGCGAAGCGCGCCGAGGCGATCGTCAAGGCCACCACCTTCCACGACGACCCGGACGTGATCGCGAAGGTGTCGCGTGGCCTCGGCGAGGCGATGGTCGGCATCAACGTGGACGACGTGCCGGAGCCGCACCGGCTCGCCGAGCGCGGCTGGTAG
- a CDS encoding elongation factor G-like protein EF-G2: protein MADKQARTVDAGAAVAVDDPVKVRNVVLVGPSGSGKTTLTEAVLTVSGTVTRAGSVVEGTTVCDHDPAAVRQQRSVGLSVAPVMHDGHKINLIDTPGYADFVGELRAGLRAADAALFVVCSAEGVDPATVAIWEECAAVGMPRAVIVSRLDHHRADPEGEIAACQDAFGAGVLPLYLPASGPEPGLVGLITRRLYDYSDGFPPRLGEPSPADLDRLTEARNELIEGIIAESEDETLMDRYLAGEEISEDTLISDLETAVARGSFHPVIPVCAATGVGLAEVLDGIVRAFPSPLEHKLPPVTTPEGAPHPELSTDPDGPLAAEVVRTAVDSYVGRVSLVRVFSGTLRPERPVHVSGHGMAERGHEDHDTDERVAHLYSPLGANLREVPYCVAGDLCALTKVGSAETGDTVSSPEHPLLMRPWPMPEPLLPVAVVARNRSDEDALARNLSRLVAGDPTLRLERNAETAQLVLWCMGEAHADVVLSRLRAGGAEVDTEPVKTSLRETFAGPAKGHGRHVKQSGGHGQYAVCDIEVEPLPRGAGFEFVDRIVGGAVPHQFIPSVEKGVRAQLQRGLVAGYPVVDVRVTLVDGKAHSVDSSDAAFQTAGALALKEAAANGRVVLLEPLDEVDVRVPDEYLGAVLGDLSSRRGRVLGTESVSGGRSIVRAEVPATELLRYTTELRSLSSGTATFTRRHARYDPMPDNLVAAHA from the coding sequence ATGGCCGACAAACAAGCCCGCACCGTCGATGCCGGAGCCGCGGTCGCTGTGGACGACCCGGTCAAGGTTCGCAACGTGGTCCTGGTCGGTCCGTCCGGCTCCGGCAAGACCACCCTCACCGAGGCTGTGCTCACGGTGTCCGGCACCGTGACCAGGGCCGGTTCCGTTGTGGAGGGCACCACGGTCTGCGACCACGACCCCGCGGCCGTGCGCCAGCAGCGCTCGGTCGGGCTCTCCGTCGCGCCGGTGATGCACGACGGGCACAAGATCAACCTGATCGACACCCCCGGCTACGCCGACTTCGTGGGCGAGCTGCGGGCCGGGCTGCGTGCGGCCGACGCCGCGTTGTTCGTGGTGTGCTCGGCCGAAGGCGTCGACCCGGCGACGGTGGCCATCTGGGAGGAGTGCGCCGCGGTGGGCATGCCGCGCGCCGTGATCGTCTCCCGCCTCGACCACCACCGCGCCGACCCCGAGGGCGAGATCGCCGCGTGCCAGGACGCGTTCGGCGCCGGCGTGCTGCCGCTGTACCTGCCGGCGAGCGGCCCGGAGCCGGGCCTGGTCGGGCTGATCACGCGCCGGCTGTACGACTACTCGGACGGCTTCCCGCCGCGCCTGGGCGAACCGTCGCCCGCGGACCTGGATCGGCTGACCGAGGCGCGCAACGAGCTCATCGAGGGCATCATCGCCGAGAGCGAGGACGAGACCTTGATGGACCGCTACCTCGCGGGCGAGGAGATCAGCGAGGACACGCTGATCTCGGACCTGGAGACGGCCGTGGCCCGCGGGTCCTTCCACCCGGTGATCCCGGTGTGCGCGGCCACCGGCGTGGGGCTGGCCGAGGTGCTCGACGGCATCGTCCGCGCCTTCCCGTCGCCGCTGGAGCACAAGCTGCCGCCGGTCACCACGCCCGAGGGCGCCCCGCACCCCGAGCTGAGCACCGATCCGGACGGGCCGCTGGCCGCCGAGGTGGTGCGCACCGCCGTCGACTCCTACGTCGGGCGGGTGTCGCTCGTCCGGGTGTTCTCCGGAACGCTGCGGCCCGAGCGGCCGGTGCACGTGTCCGGGCACGGCATGGCCGAACGCGGCCACGAGGACCACGACACCGACGAGCGCGTGGCGCACCTGTATTCGCCGCTGGGCGCGAACCTGCGCGAGGTGCCCTACTGCGTCGCCGGTGACCTGTGCGCGCTGACGAAGGTCGGGTCGGCCGAAACCGGCGACACCGTCTCCTCGCCCGAGCACCCGCTGCTGATGCGCCCGTGGCCGATGCCGGAGCCGCTGCTGCCGGTGGCCGTCGTGGCCCGCAACCGCAGCGACGAGGACGCCTTGGCACGCAACCTGTCCCGCCTGGTGGCCGGCGACCCGACGCTGCGGCTGGAGCGCAACGCCGAGACGGCGCAACTGGTCCTGTGGTGCATGGGCGAGGCGCACGCCGACGTCGTGCTGTCCCGGCTGCGGGCAGGCGGGGCCGAAGTGGACACCGAGCCGGTGAAGACGAGCCTGCGCGAGACGTTCGCCGGGCCGGCGAAGGGGCACGGGCGGCACGTGAAGCAGTCCGGCGGGCACGGCCAGTACGCGGTGTGCGACATCGAGGTCGAACCGCTGCCGCGGGGCGCCGGGTTCGAGTTCGTGGACCGGATCGTCGGCGGGGCCGTGCCGCACCAGTTCATCCCGAGCGTGGAGAAGGGGGTGCGGGCGCAGCTGCAACGCGGGCTGGTGGCCGGCTACCCGGTGGTCGACGTGCGCGTGACGCTCGTCGACGGCAAGGCGCACAGCGTCGACTCCTCGGACGCGGCGTTCCAGACCGCGGGCGCGCTGGCACTGAAGGAGGCCGCCGCGAACGGGCGGGTGGTGCTGCTCGAACCACTGGACGAGGTCGACGTCCGGGTGCCGGACGAGTACCTGGGCGCGGTGCTCGGCGACCTGTCCTCGCGGCGCGGCCGGGTGCTGGGGACGGAGTCGGTGAGCGGCGGGCGGAGCATCGTGCGCGCCGAGGTGCCCGCGACCGAGCTGCTGCGGTACACCACGGAGCTGCGGTCGCTGAGCTCCGGCACGGCGACGTTCACCCGGCGGCACGCGCGCTACGACCCGATGCCGGACAACCTGGTGGCGGCGCACGCCTGA
- a CDS encoding DUF4262 domain-containing protein: protein MPPVTETLAPEESDLLEWIVNQAETRGNAVISVAADDSGAGYAFTACVWALHEVPEAVVVGLPEQMAPILLDAYVDRAANGEEFVPGKVYEDFFEGVPVTFERVAKGHYLEYLGSAFLVYPDGDFPALQIIVATPDGHWPWSADAPEGFADWQPVLTESGAPESWTPGVDGP, encoded by the coding sequence ATGCCGCCCGTGACCGAGACCCTCGCGCCCGAAGAATCCGACCTCCTCGAGTGGATCGTCAACCAGGCCGAGACCCGCGGCAACGCGGTGATCTCCGTGGCGGCCGACGATTCCGGCGCGGGGTACGCGTTCACGGCGTGCGTGTGGGCGCTGCACGAGGTCCCCGAGGCCGTCGTCGTCGGGCTGCCCGAGCAGATGGCGCCGATCCTGCTCGACGCCTACGTCGACCGCGCCGCCAACGGCGAGGAGTTCGTGCCGGGCAAGGTCTACGAGGACTTCTTCGAGGGCGTGCCGGTCACCTTCGAGCGTGTCGCCAAGGGGCACTACCTCGAGTACCTGGGCAGCGCGTTCCTCGTGTACCCGGACGGCGACTTCCCCGCGCTGCAGATCATCGTCGCCACGCCGGACGGGCACTGGCCGTGGAGCGCGGACGCGCCGGAGGGGTTCGCCGACTGGCAGCCGGTGCTGACCGAGAGCGGCGCGCCGGAGAGCTGGACCCCGGGCGTCGACGGTCCATAA
- a CDS encoding glycosyltransferase family 4 protein, producing MKVGIVCPYSFDVPGGVQGHVTDLARALRDRGHEVSVLAPADDDADLPDFVHPAGKALGIPYNGSVARLQFGPVSYARVRRWLREGGFDVLHLHEPAAPSLSLLALKVADGPIVATFHTSTPRSRTLSAFQPVLRPLLEKITARIAVSALARRVQVEHAGGDAVEIPNGVDVEFFSRAEPLEGYPRAGGTIGFVGRFTEPRKGMDVLLEAARRLLPEFPELRLLVVGRGEADALRRMAGPELAPHLELLGQVDDATKARALRSVDVYCAPNTGGESFGMILTEAMAAGTAVAASNLDSFRRVLDDGRAGALFTTGDSAALAGCLRDLLGDPARRTSLAAAAGERVAIYDWPVVVTQVLRVYETAIAADPRRVSAEDAPL from the coding sequence GTGAAGGTCGGGATCGTCTGCCCGTATTCCTTCGACGTGCCCGGCGGCGTCCAGGGGCACGTCACGGACCTGGCGCGCGCGCTGCGCGACCGCGGGCACGAGGTGTCGGTGCTGGCGCCCGCGGACGACGACGCGGACCTGCCCGACTTCGTGCACCCCGCGGGCAAGGCGCTCGGCATCCCGTACAACGGCTCGGTGGCCCGGCTGCAGTTCGGCCCGGTGTCCTACGCGCGGGTGCGGCGGTGGCTGCGTGAGGGCGGGTTCGACGTGCTGCACCTGCACGAGCCTGCCGCGCCGAGCCTGTCGCTGCTGGCGCTGAAGGTCGCCGACGGGCCGATCGTCGCGACGTTCCACACCTCCACGCCGCGGTCCCGGACGTTGTCGGCGTTCCAGCCGGTGCTGCGGCCGCTGCTGGAGAAGATCACCGCGCGCATCGCGGTGTCCGCGCTGGCGCGGCGGGTGCAGGTCGAGCACGCCGGCGGCGACGCGGTGGAGATCCCGAACGGCGTCGACGTCGAGTTCTTCTCCCGGGCCGAGCCGCTGGAGGGGTATCCGCGGGCCGGCGGCACGATCGGGTTCGTCGGCCGGTTCACCGAGCCGCGCAAGGGCATGGACGTGCTCCTGGAGGCAGCCCGCCGCCTGCTGCCGGAGTTCCCGGAGCTGCGGCTGCTGGTGGTGGGGCGCGGCGAGGCCGACGCGCTGCGCCGGATGGCGGGCCCGGAGCTGGCGCCCCACCTGGAGCTGCTCGGGCAGGTCGACGACGCCACCAAGGCGCGGGCGCTGCGCAGCGTGGACGTCTACTGCGCGCCCAACACCGGTGGCGAGAGCTTCGGGATGATCCTGACCGAGGCGATGGCGGCCGGGACGGCGGTGGCGGCGAGCAACCTCGACTCGTTCCGCCGGGTGCTGGACGACGGGCGCGCCGGGGCGCTGTTCACCACCGGCGACAGCGCGGCGCTGGCCGGCTGCCTGCGTGACCTGCTCGGCGATCCGGCGCGGCGGACGTCGCTGGCCGCGGCGGCGGGGGAGCGGGTCGCGATCTACGACTGGCCGGTCGTGGTGACGCAGGTGCTGCGGGTCTACGAGACGGCGATCGCCGCCGACCCGCGGCGGGTCAGTGCGGAGGACGCGCCGCTGTGA
- the pgsA gene encoding phosphatidylinositol phosphate synthase — MLNIFARASVSRALDPLGHALVRAGLTPNAMTMIGTAGAIACALVFFPNGMLLAGTFTVWGFAMLDLLDGAMARARGYGTPFGATLDATCDRLADGALFAGIAWWCFAVEHNLRAAAACLICLVLAQVISYIKARAEAEGLKADGGLVERAERLIIALVGTGLEGLGVPFAVEGTLWLLAAGSIVTTVQRMLAVATSAREAG; from the coding sequence ATGCTGAACATCTTCGCGCGAGCGTCCGTCTCGCGAGCCCTGGACCCGCTCGGCCACGCTCTGGTGCGGGCCGGGCTGACCCCGAACGCGATGACCATGATCGGCACGGCCGGCGCGATCGCCTGTGCCCTGGTGTTCTTCCCGAACGGGATGCTGCTCGCCGGCACGTTCACCGTGTGGGGCTTCGCGATGCTCGACCTGCTCGACGGCGCGATGGCCCGGGCCCGCGGCTACGGCACCCCGTTCGGCGCGACGCTGGACGCGACCTGCGACCGGCTCGCCGACGGCGCCCTGTTCGCCGGCATCGCGTGGTGGTGCTTCGCGGTCGAGCACAACCTGCGCGCCGCGGCGGCCTGCCTGATCTGCCTCGTGCTGGCGCAGGTGATCTCCTACATCAAGGCCCGCGCCGAGGCGGAGGGCCTCAAGGCAGACGGCGGCCTGGTCGAACGTGCCGAGCGGCTGATCATCGCGCTCGTCGGCACCGGGCTGGAGGGCCTCGGCGTGCCGTTCGCCGTCGAGGGCACGCTGTGGCTGCTCGCGGCCGGCTCGATCGTCACCACGGTCCAGCGGATGCTGGCCGTCGCCACCTCCGCCAGGGAGGCGGGCTGA
- the ruvC gene encoding crossover junction endodeoxyribonuclease RuvC: MRVLGVDPGLTRCGLGVVDGGTGRTVSCVAVDVVRTPVDDTLERRLLAVSDAVEHWLDTYRPEAVAVERVFSQHNVRTAMGTAQAGGVVALAAARRGLPVVFHTPSEVKAAVTGSGRADKAQVTGMVTRLLGLAQAPRPADAADALALAICHLWRQPMRDRLAEAEARAAELARAHKARLAAAAKSAGAVAAVAPRRANTRTPGKGVRG, translated from the coding sequence GTGCGAGTGCTCGGCGTGGACCCCGGGCTGACCCGGTGCGGGCTCGGCGTGGTGGACGGGGGGACCGGCCGTACCGTCAGCTGCGTCGCGGTGGACGTCGTCCGCACCCCGGTCGACGACACGCTGGAACGGCGCCTGCTCGCGGTCTCCGACGCCGTCGAGCACTGGCTGGACACCTACCGCCCGGAGGCGGTCGCCGTCGAACGCGTCTTCAGCCAGCACAACGTGCGCACCGCGATGGGCACCGCGCAGGCCGGGGGAGTCGTGGCGCTGGCCGCCGCCCGCCGCGGGCTGCCGGTCGTCTTCCACACCCCGAGCGAGGTCAAGGCCGCCGTCACCGGCAGCGGCCGCGCGGACAAGGCGCAGGTCACCGGCATGGTCACCCGGCTGCTCGGGCTCGCGCAGGCGCCGCGCCCCGCCGACGCCGCCGACGCGCTCGCGCTGGCCATCTGCCACCTGTGGCGCCAGCCGATGCGCGACCGGCTCGCCGAAGCCGAGGCGCGCGCGGCGGAACTCGCCCGCGCGCACAAGGCCCGGCTCGCCGCGGCGGCGAAGTCGGCGGGCGCCGTGGCGGCGGTGGCCCCCCGCCGGGCGAACACGCGGACACCAGGGAAGGGAGTGCGGGGATGA
- the ruvA gene encoding Holliday junction branch migration protein RuvA, translating into MISSVRGEVLSVGLDHVVVEVGGVGLAVQATPSTLATLRRGEEVRLYTSLVVREDSLTLFGFADAEARELFGLLQTVSGIGPRLALAALAVLDPDKLRTALAEGNITVLTQVPGIGRKGAERLTLELRDKVTAAGGSAETTAAPAAGAVRAEVVEALTGLGFPAKQAEQAVEKVLAAGAADTTPAVLRAALSTLGRK; encoded by the coding sequence ATGATCTCCTCGGTCCGGGGCGAGGTGCTCTCGGTCGGGCTCGACCACGTCGTGGTGGAGGTCGGCGGGGTCGGTCTCGCGGTGCAGGCCACGCCGTCGACGCTGGCCACGCTACGGCGCGGCGAGGAGGTCCGCCTCTACACGTCGCTCGTCGTGCGGGAGGACTCGCTGACGCTGTTCGGCTTCGCCGACGCCGAGGCCCGCGAGCTGTTCGGGCTGCTGCAGACCGTCTCCGGCATCGGGCCGCGGCTGGCGCTGGCCGCGCTGGCCGTGCTCGACCCGGACAAGCTGCGCACCGCGCTCGCCGAAGGCAACATCACCGTGCTCACCCAGGTGCCGGGCATCGGCCGCAAGGGCGCCGAGCGGCTCACCCTGGAACTGCGGGACAAGGTCACCGCGGCCGGCGGGAGCGCCGAGACCACCGCGGCCCCGGCGGCGGGCGCGGTGCGCGCCGAGGTCGTCGAGGCGCTCACCGGCCTCGGCTTCCCCGCCAAGCAGGCCGAGCAGGCCGTGGAGAAGGTGCTGGCCGCCGGTGCGGCCGACACCACCCCGGCCGTGCTGCGCGCCGCGCTGAGCACCCTCGGGCGCAAGTGA